Proteins from a single region of Primulina tabacum isolate GXHZ01 chromosome 5, ASM2559414v2, whole genome shotgun sequence:
- the LOC142544110 gene encoding copper transporter 6-like, whose amino-acid sequence MSDVNGNDNMSMSMSMSMPMPPPMSPNDSIYNNQIMMTMEGMAMHTSFFWGQDVVLLFAGWPGDGRLGMYILALAAVFLLAVGAEIMSVAPVFKSRGVSPAAGALIHAVVYAFRMGFLYLIMLSVMSFYLGVFAVAVAGHVVGSFIVKYRSLSAVARAVV is encoded by the coding sequence ATGTCCGATGTAAATGGTAATGACAACATGTCCATGTCCATGTCCATGTCCATGCCTATGCCACCACCCATGTCTCCGAACGACTCAATCTACAACAATCAAATCATGATGACCATGGAAGGCATGGCCATGCACACGAGCTTTTTCTGGGGCCAAGATGTGGTGTTGCTCTTCGCCGGGTGGCCCGGCGATGGGCGTCTAGGTATGTATATATTAGCCCTGGCCGCTGTGTTCCTGCTGGCAGTGGGGGCTGAAATCATGTCGGTGGCACCTGTTTTCAAGTCGAGAGGGGTAAGTCCCGCGGCAGGTGCGCTGATTCATGCTGTTGTATATGCTTTCCGGATGGGTTTTCTTTACCTGATCATGCTTTCTGTCATGTCTTTCTATCTTGGTGTGTTTGCGGTGGCTGTCGCAGGACATGTTGTGGGGAGTTTCATTGTTAAGTACAGATCACTCTCGGCGGTTGCTCGGGCCGTGGTATAG
- the LOC142546393 gene encoding uncharacterized protein LOC142546393, whose translation MIQEQPLSVVKEKTPSLPRTGKRLQVQEKHKFEHPFGQPYLDPSCLLKQKASDEHVIQYKSSENMAHNNDELVKNMLNLPGFLQRVEKKKNIQEKALNFGVLDWESLEKWKFNERMPGKYIGKTSLPKSISSSTPEGPPKISPNLRKQPSSHDVHLCSSPGKPPISHGKMLSSLSQSKLPALNSLHLNEGKKHVAALAHGKINAREQKNEPRAGEPNLTFESFLSELQDVKLQKPEHCPCQQRSCLEISQCTESRTSFDEQLSKEIGSRLSACFSPRECHSGELSARISHFFPQSTVATVPTEFATIAPSVGKCSALKEKTTRHSFSVEGSKKTRLDVNKDPTFKGRHLSPIHRFSFNLGRTSRSLSFKEGLAVAQLNPVHTAAKSETANPEITSTGNNFDRDTANSRTKGRSSPLRRLLDPLLKHKGAQSKTVSVQSISGDMTTKGLSRDKKPGTSTLKALFHLTLKNELPFFNFVVENRIDKLAAVMHRHPQSGKSDNCKVFAFYSLHEIRKKGMNWMSQGSKATDSSGLGYSIVGQMKISSSCTTEDSGQCVVRECVLYGIDPLEIIEQTHEFLPNKEIAAIVVKNSVEKLNEKEPSLANGFQNGNTQENEISKSTVVILPSGVHGTPIKGAPSPLISRWRSCGTCDCGGWDIGCKLRVLTSHRDNCCKIMKQSISKSSTDLVNFFVQEGQHKNKPVLTLEPVGNGFYSVAFDVSISLLEVFATCVASATCCKFYKILDSNERSDTEFTPELNIGTAEMKSSTFQEPWPAEYSACPPLSPVGRI comes from the exons ATGATACAAGAACAACCCTTGAGTGTGGTTAAGGAGAAGACCCCTTCATTGCCCAGGACAGGAAAGAGATTGCAGGTTCAAGAGAAGCACAAGTTCGAACATCCATTTGGCCAACCTTATCTTGACCCGAGTTGCTTGTTGAAACAGAAAGCAAGCGATGAGCATGTGATCCAATATAAATCTTCAGAGAATATGGCACATAATAACGACGAACTTGTTAAGAACATGTTGAATTTACCTGGTTTTCTCCAGCGTGTAGAGAAGAAAAAGAACATTCAAGAGAAGGCATTGAATTTTGGAGTTCTTGACTGGGAGAGTTTGGAGAAATGGAAGTTTAATGAACGTATGCCTGGGAAATATATCGGGAAAACATCATTGCCTAAGAGTATTTCGTCTTCTACACCAGAAGGGCCTCCTAAAATCAGTCCAAATTTGAGAAAGCAACCCTCATCACATGATGTTCACCTCTGTTCATCTCCTGGAAAACCGCCCATTTCACATGGCAAGATGTTGAGTTCCTTGTCTCAGAGTAAATTGCCTGCATTAAATAGTTTGCATCTGAATGAGGGAAAAAAACATGTTGCAGCTTTGGCGCATGGTAAAATCAATGCTCGTGAGCAAAAGAATGAGCCAAGAGCCGGTGAACCGAACTTAACATTTGAAAGTTTCTTGTCAGAGCTGCAAGACGTTAAGCTTCAAAAGCCGGAACATTGCCCTTGCCAGCAAAGAAGTTGCTTGGAAATTTCTCAATGTACAGAGTCCAGGACTTCATTTGATGAACAATTAAGTAAAGAAATTGGGAGCAGATTGTCTGCTTGCTTTTCTCCTCGAGAGTGTCACTCAGGAGAACTCTCTGCTCGTATTTCACACTTTTTTCCCCAGTCTACTGTTGCCACAGTTCCCACTGAATTTGCCACCATTGCACCCTCTGTAGGGAAATGTTCAGCGTTGAAGGAGAAGACCACAAGGCATTCATTTTCAGTTGAAGGTTCCAAAAAAACGCGACTTGATGTTAACAAAGACCCCACTTTTAAAGGAAGACATCTATCCCCTATTCATCGGTTCAGTTTTAACCTTGGGAGAACGAGTAGAAGTTTAAGTTTTAAGGAGGGTTTGGCTGTTGCACAGCTGAATCCTGTGCATACTGCTGCCAAATCTGAAACTGCAAATCCCGAAATCACCTCTACTGGGAATAACTTTGATAGAgacacggcaaactctagaacCAAAGGGAGGTCCAGCCCTTTAAGAAGATTGCTCGACCCATTACTGAAGCACAAAGGAGCTCAATCGAAGACTGTTAGCGTGCAGTCGATATCTGGTGATATGACCACCAAGGGACTGTCTCGGGATAAGAAGCCTGGTACATCAACTTTGAAGGCTCTTTTCCATCTGACATTGAAGAATGAACTCCCTTTCTTTAACTTTGTGGTCGAAAATAGAATAGACAAGCTAGCAGCTGTTATGCATAGGCATCCACAATCTGGAAAAAGTGACAACTGCAAGGTTTTTGCATTCTATTCTCTTCATGAGATTAGGAAAAAGGGTATGAACTGGATGAGCCAAGGATCAAAGGCTACAGATTCCAGCGGTCTTGGTTACAGTATCGTTGGTCAGATGAAAATTTCAAGCTCTTGCACTACCGAGGATTCTGGTCAATGTGTCGTGAGAGAATGTGTCTTATATGGTATTGATCCACTGGAGATAATCGAGCAAACCCATGAGTTTTTACCCAACAAGGAGATTGCAGCCATTGTTGTGAAGAACTCAGTTGAAAAGCTTAATGAAAAAGAACCAAGTCTCGCAAACGGATTTCAAAATGGGAATACGCAAGAAAATGAAATTTCTAAGAGTACAGTAGTCATCCTTCCAAGTGGTGTTCATGGTACACCCATTAAAGGTGCACCATCACCACTAATTAGCCGATGGAGATCTTGTGGAACATGTGATTGTGGAGGGTGGGATATCGGCTGCAAGCTACGAGTCCTTACTAGCCACCGTGACAACTGTTGCAAGATTATGAAACAATCAATTTCCAAGTCTTCTACTGATCTTGTTAATTTTTTCGTGCag GAGGGACAGCACAAGAACAAGCCTGTTCTCACATTGGAGCCAGTTGGCAATGGATTTTACTCTGTTGCATTCGATGTGTCCATTTCTCTTTTAGAGGTATTTGCCACATGTGTAGCATCTGCAACCTGTTGTAAGTTTTATAAAATCTTGGATTCGAATGAGCGATCAGACACAGAATTCACCCCAGAACTTAATATTGGAACTGCTGAGATGAAAAGTTCGACATTCCAAGAGCCATGGCCTGCAGAGTATTCCGCATGTCCGCCCTTGTCACCGGTTGGAAGGATCTGA
- the LOC142546395 gene encoding uncharacterized protein LOC142546395 gives MISAVEASSLSAVSLNPRINRPSFFNHVMLDTGERNFVCPHKQWNLFLDANFGVGAKISPACNAPLMKSSRSRSLISCQVTREESGGTLSGESILLNEQTLERELQVAIDQENYAQAAKLRDSLRLLQEDSKAAVLAANARFYSSFRNGDLAVMQALWSKGEHVCVVHPGVSGISGYDLVMGSWEFVWADYEFPLEIETKDVQVHVRGDVGYVTCIEMVKTKGSSWGRHFTSNVFEKVNGQWHICIHHASYVDL, from the exons ATGATTTCTGCAGTGGAAGCGTCGAGTCTTTCTGCTGTCTCCTTGAATCCTCGAATCAACAGACCTAGTTTCTTCAACCAT GTGATGCTTGATACTGGAGAACGAAACTTCGTGTGCCCTCACAAGCAAtggaatttatttttggatgcAAATTTTGGAGTGGGAGCTAAAATCTCACCGGCTTGCAATG CACCTTTGATGAAATCTTCAAGATCACGCTCATTGATATCATGTCAAGTCACGAGAGAGGAGTCTGGTGGAACCCTGAGTGGAGAAAGCATCTTACTAAATGAGCAGACACTGGAGCGAGAATTGCAGGTTGCTATCGACCAAGAGAACTATGCTCAAGCCGCAAAACTCAGGGATAGCCTACGACTTCTCCAGGAAGACAGCAAGGCTGCAGTATTAGCAGCAAATGCTAGATTTTACAGTTCATTCAGAAATGGCGATTTGGCTGTTATGCAAGCTCTCTGGTCGAAGGGTGAGCATGTGTGTGTTGTACACCCTGGTGTAAGTGGCATATCTGGTTATGACCTTGTGATGGGGAGCTGGGAATTTGTTTGGGCAGACTATGAATTCCCTCTAGAAATCGAGACAAAGGATGTTCAAGTCCATGTTAGAGGCGATGTAGGGTATGTTACGTGCATTGAAATGGTTAAAACAAAAGGCAGCAGCTGGGGAAGACATTTTACGTCGAATGTCTTTGAGAAGGTTAATGGCCAATGGCACATTTGTATTCACCATGCATCGTATGTTGACTTGTGA
- the LOC142546396 gene encoding phosphatidylinositol:ceramide inositolphosphotransferase 1-like, translating into MELLLSKTYVEDMSFFIGPGASKLWKRICAETTTEINLLAENWKYILGGLICQYIHGLAARGVHYFHRPGPILQDAGFFLLPELGQDKAYVSEFVFTSIFLSFFLWTFHPFILKSKKIYTVLIWCRVLACLVACQILRIITFYSTQLPGPNYHCREGSKFATLPRPDNMLEVLLIVPQGVLFGCGDMIFSSHMIFSLVFVRTYHKYGTRRFLKQCAWLIVVIQSLLIIASRKHYTVDVVVAWYTVNLVVFFIDKKLPELPDRSGAAALLLPLSKDSQTKEGINHKLLSGHSGDSAAD; encoded by the exons ATGGAATTGCTGTTATCTAAAACATACGTAGAAGATATGTCGTTTTTCATTGGTCCCGGGGCTTCAAAG TTGTGGAAGAGAATTTGCGCGGAAACTACTACAGAAATCAACCTTCTCGCAGAAAATTGGAAATATATTTTAGGGGGTCTCATCTGTCAG TACATCCATGGGTTGGCAGCTCGAGGAGTTCATTATTTTCATCGACCAGGACCAATACTTCAGGATGCTGGCTTTTTCCTTCTTCCA GAGCTGGGGCAAGATAAAGCTTACGTCAGTGAATTTGTATTTACCTCCATTTTTCTATCTTTTTTCTTG TGGACTTTCCATCCATTCATTTTGAAGAGCAAGAAGATTTACACAGTCCTGATATGGTGCAGGGTCTTGGCATGCCTAGTT GCTTGTCAAATTCTTCGGATCATTACCTTTTATTCTACTCAACTACCTGGTCCAAATTACCATTGTCGGGAG GGGTCAAAGTTCGCCACACTGCCTCGTCCTGATAATATGTTAGAAGTTCTATTGATAG TTCCACAGGGGGTGCTCTTTGGCTGCGGTGATATGATATTTTCCTCTCACATGATATTCTCTCTAGTCTTCGTGCGGACGTATCATAAATATGGCACTCGAAG GTTTCTTAAACAGTGTGCCTGGTTAATTgttgtgattcagagtttgttgATTATTGCGTCGCGTAAACACTACACAGTGGATGTGGTTGTGGCAtg GTACACTGTTAATTTGGTGGTGTTCTTCATTGACAAAAAGTTGCCAG AACTTCCAGATCGTTCTGGAGCTGCAGCACTGTTGCTCCCATTGAGTAAGGATAGCCAGACCAAGGAAGGGATTAATCACAAACTTCTTAGTGGGCATTCCGGAGATTCTGCTGCCGACTAG